One genomic segment of uncultured Desulfobacter sp. includes these proteins:
- a CDS encoding sodium:solute symporter family protein, whose translation MIFLILYVVVLLGFGVFEFKKVKSFDDFIISGRTQGTGAIAYSIMATCIGASATLGVVSTARRIGFPAFWWLGAGAIGLLFQALFLSRKVRAVGAYTLPDLTEKIMGRDARFLTSIIVVIAWTGIIAAQFVAGAKLLSAFGDIDPRISILVTALVIVAYSAMGGQSSVMKTDRVQFALLGGALLFTLVYLYSGNPVPLADIRFDLTNASFTPENLVYYLFIVGGSYFVCPLLFSRILTARDARTARKASFLSALGLVAVSVVITLIGIWASFHIDPSYGKDILGYIIAEKLPTSGGIALLIGLVSAIISSADTCLFAVASIIEYDILKQERVRTTRLVIGIVGVFSALLAMNNPDIISLLIQAYAVFTAGVVPPVAVALIMWKKRTIHHHWRRSAIIVGGIFGLGANLMGMDMLAVGGMVVSTALSIAGLYVPQKEFSISLGKR comes from the coding sequence ATGATTTTTTTGATTTTGTACGTTGTGGTGCTCCTGGGTTTTGGGGTTTTTGAATTTAAAAAAGTAAAAAGTTTTGATGATTTCATCATCTCGGGCAGGACCCAGGGTACCGGGGCCATTGCATACTCCATTATGGCCACTTGCATCGGGGCCTCTGCGACCCTGGGCGTTGTCTCCACGGCCCGGCGTATTGGATTTCCCGCTTTCTGGTGGCTTGGGGCAGGGGCTATCGGCCTTTTATTTCAGGCCCTTTTTTTATCCCGAAAGGTCAGAGCGGTCGGTGCCTATACCCTGCCGGACCTCACCGAAAAAATAATGGGCAGGGATGCCAGGTTTCTGACCTCGATCATTGTGGTGATCGCCTGGACCGGTATTATTGCCGCGCAATTTGTTGCCGGAGCAAAACTTTTGTCGGCCTTCGGGGACATTGATCCTCGGATTTCCATCCTCGTAACGGCCCTGGTGATTGTCGCCTATTCGGCCATGGGCGGACAGTCGTCAGTGATGAAAACCGACAGGGTGCAATTTGCCCTTTTAGGCGGCGCTCTTCTTTTTACCCTGGTTTATCTTTATTCCGGCAACCCGGTGCCCCTGGCAGATATCCGGTTCGATTTGACCAATGCGAGCTTCACCCCTGAAAATTTGGTGTACTACCTGTTTATTGTCGGCGGCAGTTATTTTGTATGTCCCTTACTTTTCTCGCGCATTCTGACGGCCCGGGATGCCCGAACCGCCCGAAAGGCGTCGTTTCTGTCAGCCCTGGGCCTTGTTGCCGTAAGCGTTGTCATTACACTGATCGGCATCTGGGCGTCCTTTCATATTGACCCTTCCTATGGTAAAGATATCCTTGGCTATATTATTGCAGAGAAATTGCCAACCTCAGGCGGAATCGCTTTGCTGATCGGCCTTGTCTCTGCAATCATATCCTCGGCCGACACCTGTCTTTTCGCCGTTGCAAGCATTATTGAGTACGATATTCTGAAGCAGGAGCGGGTTCGGACCACCAGGCTTGTGATCGGCATTGTCGGCGTTTTTTCCGCACTCCTTGCAATGAATAATCCCGATATCATCTCCCTGCTCATCCAGGCATATGCCGTGTTTACCGCCGGTGTCGTTCCGCCGGTGGCTGTTGCCCTGATCATGTGGAAAAAACGAACCATTCATCACCATTGGAGGCGTTCGGCCATCATCGTCGGCGGAATTTTCGGGCTTGGTGCCAACCTCATGGGAATGGATATGCTGGCCGTGGGAGGAATGGTTGTTTCCACAGCGCTTTCCATTGCCGGACTCTATGTTCCCCAAAAAGAATTTTCAATATCACTAGGAAAAAGATGA
- the bioB gene encoding biotin synthase BioB, with protein MKYTIESYINIARNIIKGQSPENNIYRDLALTEDKDVFALMAGADLIRDTFFNRQIHLCSICNGKSGKCSENCKFCSQSKFHTSDIEIYPLMPKGELQKGAYELMDTNVHRYSIVTTGKGLAENEVRQVADALGDLPSKKLSYCVSLGILDDADMDYLKACGVSRYHHNLETCRSHFDAVCTSHTYDDRVNTIKKAKSAGLSVCSGGIFGVGESMAQVLELAFELRELKVDAVPINFLTPIPGTSFEGKNNLTPLKCLKIISVMRYVLPDTDIIICGGRIANLKMLHPLVFQAGANGIMTGNYLTTKGNQLQEDLEMINHLCFKPRD; from the coding sequence ATGAAATATACCATTGAGTCATATATTAATATCGCAAGAAACATTATTAAGGGTCAAAGTCCTGAAAATAATATTTATCGTGATCTGGCATTAACCGAGGATAAAGATGTGTTCGCGTTGATGGCAGGTGCTGATCTCATCCGCGATACCTTTTTTAATCGGCAAATTCATTTATGCTCAATTTGTAACGGAAAATCAGGAAAGTGCAGTGAAAACTGTAAATTCTGCTCTCAATCAAAATTTCATACCTCAGATATTGAAATTTATCCCTTGATGCCCAAAGGTGAACTTCAGAAAGGGGCATACGAACTTATGGATACAAATGTCCATCGCTATTCGATTGTGACCACCGGAAAAGGGCTTGCTGAAAATGAGGTTCGACAGGTGGCTGATGCCTTAGGTGACCTTCCGTCAAAAAAATTGTCCTATTGCGTTTCTTTGGGAATCCTGGATGATGCGGATATGGATTATTTGAAAGCGTGTGGTGTAAGCCGCTATCATCATAATCTTGAAACATGTCGAAGTCATTTTGATGCTGTTTGCACTTCCCACACCTACGATGACCGGGTCAATACGATTAAAAAAGCAAAGAGCGCCGGCTTATCGGTTTGTTCGGGCGGCATTTTCGGTGTGGGTGAAAGTATGGCGCAAGTCCTTGAACTGGCGTTTGAATTAAGGGAACTTAAGGTGGATGCTGTGCCAATTAATTTTTTAACCCCCATACCGGGAACTTCTTTTGAAGGGAAAAACAATCTGACGCCGTTAAAATGTCTGAAGATAATATCTGTCATGCGATATGTGCTGCCGGATACAGACATCATTATTTGCGGCGGAAGAATAGCAAATTTAAAAATGCTTCATCCCCTTGTCTTTCAGGCCGGTGCAAACGGCATAATGACAGGCAATTACTTGACCACAAAAGGCAATCAACTTCAAGAGGACCTTGAGATGATCAATCATCTATGCTTTAAACCAAGAGATTGA
- a CDS encoding class I adenylate cyclase: MNLAIDNFDYNLFESHWEKLSRQEKILIVKNAGKLDPEIAILPVLAGLTSYHASVRSHAQKSLEAIQAKVGELLADTLDKKQYVRGMKKSVSLCARISAGIQPGMAFDELSFFLKTLLGINGKGAYFAFKALRQGLVGIDDMEELIFTVPDPERLAFVDEYIQTSPGIRLKFGFMFKRILESIQQRDCVVEFFAGLFDRQRDVDPFLNNIDSDLRDPEQIISNEIWSKFPKTRVIGLKALAMMVTKIPADLLIDILVSEEIEENRIAIYKIIEESSVGTYKELAYPILRLFYQRSKKEALHAFKALVVSGKFAPHTLLRMVRNRYPSLVPLIHSEISNLSKFSFFMIQDIALNQDEYLNSNFEANLACILGMIKKRPERIVKIFVKYANDYEAAERTAVKSFVKKTKQILAQEKKSIQEEFHHVVQLVHEKTTNVTSALSTLTQNRIEELKNNKTSTSAYFENQVITSLDLSSYDFSLTSFFLNKCIIAKSDFSKTSFFKTFFKKAVFHNVDMRQARFKEVNFDHAVFINVNAAAAVFTNCSFQHVAIYNCDFSHACLKDAPLIGATISKASFNQADFSGACLSYSTISAVSFVNAIIDQTDFSGVNARFCQFPPKGSVHYRSDALNFNARKYQLSIEDLPSMEESILAEINMQVFCEFIHYGEEKFLKQNQRSMLTAFDLFNKDQTDFFQLIPYLLHENIVLPGMKAIDPQTPCGIWNYMPSPETREILSKYIDRKEKTLAKCRDYKIESLFTIGSVGSIAQESNSDIDYWVCINENNLSSQDIGLLKKKLEILEKMAMDQFYTQVTFFIVDVDRVKNNDFGGTTDESSGTAQSNLLKEEFYRTMLHVAGKIALWSVVPSAICENYYSGISNSVIVVSETSKYIDLGDVNAISPGEYLGASLWQMFKSLKSPYKSVIKMALLEKYIYDYGGKKLLCNQYKDEWMNSGVQLKLARNDSYFILLEHLRDYFETIDDPHSVALLLRCFFLKLGISEQTQIDDTIFGLRKILLEHCIHQWDFTKDDIFKMGRFNDWKYSQVASLSNTIKAYMIKTYKKIIDHLSGQAHSRSSLSPEDRTVLGRKVFIEFVRQPDRIEKMLLLPRDDRYYQHLYLQHIKDGNNTGMWQLLNKDKNGHQHLEDLLIQAETIEAIGAWLIYNRIYCENRVINLVPNPTCVTFNAIRNLYRAMYDFFSPLFENPVGFDQLLMAGKVVGLFVSTNFYAPAQQEKITDYSIVYLNSWGEMFHESVCSPQGFSTIEEMKKDVLRRMKLKKMPLNTIFYSSEKDKMMY; encoded by the coding sequence ATGAATTTGGCAATCGATAATTTTGATTATAATTTGTTTGAATCCCACTGGGAAAAATTATCACGGCAGGAAAAGATCTTGATTGTCAAAAATGCCGGCAAATTAGATCCGGAAATTGCCATTTTGCCGGTGCTTGCCGGTTTGACTTCGTATCATGCATCCGTGAGAAGCCATGCTCAAAAAAGTCTTGAGGCCATTCAAGCAAAGGTCGGCGAACTTTTAGCAGATACTTTGGATAAAAAGCAATATGTAAGGGGCATGAAAAAAAGCGTGTCCTTGTGTGCCAGGATATCTGCCGGTATTCAACCCGGTATGGCATTTGATGAACTTAGTTTCTTTCTAAAAACGTTACTTGGGATTAATGGTAAAGGCGCCTATTTTGCGTTCAAAGCCCTTCGTCAGGGGCTTGTCGGAATTGATGACATGGAAGAACTGATTTTTACGGTTCCCGACCCCGAACGTCTGGCTTTTGTGGATGAATATATCCAAACTTCGCCAGGCATCAGGCTGAAATTTGGATTTATGTTCAAACGGATATTGGAATCGATTCAACAACGGGACTGTGTTGTTGAATTCTTTGCCGGCCTGTTTGACCGGCAAAGAGATGTAGATCCATTTTTAAATAATATTGATTCGGACTTAAGAGACCCTGAGCAGATCATTTCTAATGAAATATGGTCTAAATTTCCAAAAACAAGAGTAATCGGGCTGAAAGCGCTTGCCATGATGGTCACAAAAATTCCTGCTGATTTGTTGATCGATATTCTGGTTAGTGAGGAAATTGAAGAAAATCGGATTGCCATTTACAAAATTATTGAAGAATCTTCAGTGGGCACATATAAAGAGCTTGCCTATCCGATCCTGCGTCTTTTTTATCAACGGAGCAAAAAAGAAGCGCTTCATGCTTTTAAGGCTCTCGTTGTATCGGGAAAGTTTGCACCGCATACACTATTGAGAATGGTGCGCAATAGATATCCTTCCCTGGTACCATTGATCCATAGTGAAATATCCAACTTGTCCAAATTTTCTTTTTTTATGATTCAGGATATTGCGCTGAATCAAGATGAATATTTGAATTCAAATTTTGAAGCGAACCTGGCTTGTATTCTGGGGATGATCAAAAAACGGCCGGAACGGATTGTTAAAATATTCGTCAAATATGCGAACGACTATGAAGCTGCAGAAAGGACAGCGGTAAAATCGTTTGTCAAAAAAACCAAACAGATTTTGGCGCAGGAGAAGAAAAGCATCCAGGAGGAATTTCATCATGTAGTCCAATTGGTGCATGAAAAGACCACCAATGTGACAAGCGCATTGTCAACTTTAACGCAAAACAGGATAGAGGAACTCAAAAATAATAAAACCTCAACATCGGCATATTTTGAAAATCAGGTTATCACCAGTCTGGATTTGTCCTCTTATGACTTCTCGTTGACTTCTTTTTTTTTAAATAAATGCATTATTGCTAAAAGTGATTTTTCTAAGACTTCTTTTTTTAAGACGTTTTTCAAGAAAGCTGTTTTTCATAATGTTGATATGCGTCAGGCGCGATTTAAAGAGGTCAATTTTGATCATGCCGTTTTTATTAACGTGAATGCAGCAGCCGCAGTTTTTACAAACTGCAGTTTTCAACATGTTGCCATTTATAATTGCGACTTCAGTCATGCCTGCCTGAAAGATGCGCCTTTGATAGGGGCCACGATTTCAAAAGCATCATTTAACCAGGCTGATTTTTCGGGTGCGTGCCTTTCCTATTCCACTATTTCCGCTGTCTCATTTGTGAATGCAATCATTGATCAGACTGATTTTTCAGGTGTCAATGCCCGGTTCTGTCAATTTCCGCCAAAAGGATCCGTTCACTATCGATCGGACGCCTTGAATTTTAACGCCAGGAAATATCAACTCTCTATTGAGGATCTGCCATCCATGGAAGAATCGATTTTGGCAGAAATCAATATGCAGGTTTTCTGTGAGTTTATTCATTATGGAGAGGAGAAATTTTTAAAACAAAATCAGCGTTCCATGCTCACAGCCTTTGATCTATTTAATAAGGACCAGACGGATTTTTTTCAACTTATCCCATATCTGCTTCATGAAAACATCGTTCTGCCCGGAATGAAGGCCATAGACCCCCAGACACCTTGTGGAATCTGGAATTATATGCCAAGCCCTGAAACCCGGGAAATTTTAAGCAAATATATTGACCGCAAAGAAAAAACGCTCGCGAAATGCCGGGATTACAAGATAGAAAGCCTTTTTACTATCGGAAGTGTCGGGTCTATAGCCCAGGAATCAAACTCTGATATCGATTACTGGGTCTGCATTAATGAAAATAACTTGAGTTCCCAGGATATCGGGTTATTGAAAAAGAAACTGGAAATTTTGGAAAAAATGGCCATGGATCAGTTTTATACCCAAGTCACATTTTTTATCGTTGATGTGGATAGGGTAAAAAACAATGACTTTGGCGGGACAACCGATGAAAGTTCCGGTACAGCGCAATCAAATCTTTTAAAAGAAGAATTTTACAGGACAATGCTTCATGTCGCAGGGAAAATAGCATTGTGGTCGGTTGTGCCCAGCGCCATATGCGAGAATTATTACAGCGGTATCAGCAACAGTGTGATCGTTGTTTCAGAGACCTCCAAATATATTGATCTGGGAGATGTCAATGCCATCTCCCCCGGTGAATATTTGGGTGCATCTTTATGGCAGATGTTTAAAAGTTTGAAAAGCCCCTATAAATCGGTCATCAAAATGGCGCTTCTTGAAAAATATATTTATGATTATGGGGGAAAAAAACTGTTGTGCAATCAATATAAAGATGAGTGGATGAATTCGGGTGTCCAACTGAAACTTGCCCGAAATGATTCATATTTTATTCTATTAGAACATCTGCGTGACTATTTTGAAACGATTGACGATCCGCATTCGGTTGCACTGTTGCTGCGCTGTTTTTTTTTAAAGCTGGGTATTTCAGAACAAACCCAAATTGATGATACCATCTTTGGCCTAAGGAAAATACTTCTTGAACACTGCATCCATCAATGGGATTTTACCAAGGATGACATTTTCAAGATGGGTCGCTTCAACGATTGGAAATACAGCCAAGTCGCAAGTCTTTCAAATACCATCAAAGCCTATATGATCAAAACATATAAAAAAATAATAGATCATCTTTCCGGTCAAGCCCACAGTCGTTCAAGTCTCAGCCCTGAGGACCGAACCGTGCTGGGGCGAAAGGTGTTTATTGAATTTGTAAGACAACCCGATAGAATCGAAAAGATGCTTCTTTTGCCAAGAGATGACCGGTATTACCAACACTTATACCTGCAGCATATAAAAGATGGGAATAATACAGGCATGTGGCAGTTGTTAAACAAAGACAAGAACGGCCACCAACATCTGGAAGATCTTTTAATTCAAGCGGAGACGATTGAGGCGATCGGTGCATGGTTGATTTACAACCGGATATATTGTGAAAACCGTGTCATCAATTTAGTTCCTAATCCAACCTGCGTGACCTTTAATGCGATCCGGAATCTTTATAGGGCCATGTATGATTTTTTCAGTCCGCTATTTGAAAACCCTGTCGGCTTTGATCAACTGCTGATGGCCGGCAAGGTGGTTGGGCTCTTTGTCTCGACCAATTTTTATGCGCCGGCGCAGCAAGAAAAAATAACAGATTATTCAATTGTTTACCTGAACTCATGGGGCGAAATGTTTCATGAGAGCGTTTGTTCGCCCCAGGGTTTTTCCACCATTGAGGAAATGAAAAAAGATGTCCTGCGCAGAATGAAGCTGAAAAAGATGCCTTTAAATACAATTTTTTATTCTTCGGAAAAAGATAAAATGATGTATTAA
- the bioD gene encoding dethiobiotin synthase — translation MNGFFVAGTDTDAGKTLVTAALVRQMRIHGIDAVPMKVIQTGGGYTEDGYPISPDFDVYCSASSFIGEGDEIGDMVPLSFAAPCSPHLASRLEWTACEIGPVLAALKRLSVRHDLVIAEGVGGINVPLSDTLTTLDLIKETGLPIILVIRNVLGCVNHAINTIQVLKLHNIPIRGAVMTETSSPQDCDIFILEDNPRIIRQLGDIPILGNLPFIDEAQSGTESFWAALDVYMNDIVGALLKSGNNEQN, via the coding sequence ATGAACGGATTTTTTGTTGCGGGAACAGATACTGATGCGGGGAAAACACTTGTTACTGCCGCTTTGGTGCGTCAAATGAGAATACATGGCATAGATGCCGTGCCAATGAAAGTGATTCAGACCGGCGGCGGCTATACCGAAGACGGATACCCGATTTCCCCGGATTTTGATGTCTATTGCAGCGCCTCATCCTTTATCGGGGAGGGGGACGAAATAGGGGATATGGTGCCCTTGTCATTTGCCGCTCCCTGTTCTCCCCATCTGGCATCCCGGCTGGAATGGACCGCGTGTGAAATCGGCCCGGTCCTGGCGGCGTTGAAACGACTCAGCGTAAGACATGACCTGGTCATTGCCGAAGGGGTGGGGGGAATCAATGTTCCCCTGTCGGACACGCTTACAACCCTTGACCTCATAAAAGAAACCGGGCTGCCTATTATACTGGTTATTCGAAACGTTTTGGGATGCGTCAACCACGCCATCAATACCATCCAGGTTCTCAAATTACATAATATTCCAATCCGGGGGGCGGTCATGACCGAGACAAGTTCCCCACAAGATTGCGATATATTTATTCTTGAGGATAATCCCCGGATTATCCGTCAGCTCGGTGACATTCCCATTTTGGGAAACCTTCCCTTTATCGACGAGGCGCAGTCCGGCACGGAATCATTTTGGGCCGCCCTGGATGTTTACATGAACGATATTGTCGGTGCACTTTTAAAAAGCGGAAACAATGAACAGAACTGA
- a CDS encoding HDOD domain-containing protein: MDNILSLPSTSDIKKVLKKDDKELPGFAQVMTKMLTVCNDPNASIEDLAKLVETDPGITAKVLGIVNSSFFSLRSRVSAISEAVLFLGIDEIKKICFGVTFFEKMVKTGPKKKFDRTFFWRHCLCVASLSQAIAIEIGYPSPEDAYTAGLLHDVGRIVLDRSGRVSYADFCRKASICTGLLIEAERDFIGIGHDDLGAYYGHRWGFSQKLCLAIQYHHRRFSHLDLCKEDMQFICIVCLADFLAWTQGMGSMDVISQLALQPEVEKNIRLDRINFEAVIQKMDEEIENTAEFYGFKFPSSDQYRASLLKANLKLSSINSSCFSLKEKEVHGKKRSLTASLTAPHCSLEPKKILSATLKAICQDFGFDRVYILKAVPPLRRLQVVKCLKKDNFSNQLESHYISMDTADNGFLQCLRNKEPVVINGNLPGEKEVLERFSVSQMLVVPFCSHEKVIGLLGMDHALSGKKIEPGLFSSIAIVANELGLALENASTYKKAKSASLHDGLTGLLNRMAIDDLLKKSFSKAANGNMALSVAMIDVDYFKKFNDMFGHQEGDNVLKLLAKTLKKISRPTDYVGRYGGEEFIVVLNDTIPAQAFVYAERIRKEIEHLGHLLSDRFQGLSLTVSIGISRFEKDIKNHDTLVSMADKALYKAKEAGRNRVVSG; encoded by the coding sequence ATGGACAACATACTGAGCCTTCCCAGTACTTCTGATATTAAAAAAGTCCTCAAAAAAGATGACAAAGAACTGCCGGGGTTTGCCCAAGTTATGACTAAAATGCTCACCGTATGCAATGACCCTAACGCCTCCATTGAGGATTTAGCCAAACTGGTTGAAACAGACCCGGGTATCACCGCAAAGGTGCTGGGTATTGTAAACTCTTCTTTTTTTAGCCTAAGATCCAGGGTCTCGGCCATTTCAGAGGCTGTGCTGTTTCTGGGAATTGATGAGATTAAAAAAATCTGCTTTGGCGTGACCTTCTTTGAAAAAATGGTCAAGACCGGCCCCAAAAAAAAATTTGATCGGACGTTTTTCTGGCGTCACTGTCTGTGCGTAGCAAGTCTCAGTCAGGCCATTGCAATTGAAATAGGATATCCCAGCCCTGAGGATGCTTATACGGCAGGTCTGCTTCATGATGTTGGAAGAATTGTTCTGGATCGATCCGGCCGGGTGAGTTATGCTGATTTTTGTAGAAAAGCTTCTATCTGCACCGGACTTTTAATTGAAGCAGAAAGGGATTTCATAGGAATTGGGCACGATGACCTCGGGGCTTATTACGGACATCGCTGGGGATTTTCCCAAAAGCTTTGCCTGGCCATACAATACCATCACCGTCGCTTTAGCCATCTGGATCTTTGCAAAGAAGACATGCAGTTTATTTGTATTGTATGCCTGGCTGATTTTCTGGCCTGGACCCAGGGCATGGGCTCTATGGATGTAATTTCTCAATTAGCACTTCAGCCCGAGGTTGAAAAAAATATTAGGCTTGATCGCATAAACTTTGAAGCTGTGATCCAAAAAATGGATGAAGAAATTGAAAATACGGCCGAATTTTATGGGTTCAAATTTCCTTCTTCAGATCAGTACCGAGCCAGCCTGCTCAAAGCCAATTTAAAATTAAGTTCTATCAACTCGAGCTGTTTTTCCCTTAAAGAAAAAGAAGTCCATGGAAAAAAACGGTCTTTAACTGCAAGCCTCACCGCGCCTCACTGCAGTCTGGAGCCCAAAAAAATTTTGTCGGCGACATTGAAAGCTATTTGTCAGGATTTTGGCTTTGACCGGGTTTACATATTAAAGGCAGTTCCCCCTTTGCGCCGCCTTCAGGTCGTGAAATGCCTGAAAAAGGACAATTTTTCAAACCAGTTGGAATCTCATTATATCTCCATGGATACTGCGGATAACGGTTTTCTCCAATGCCTGAGAAATAAAGAACCGGTTGTCATCAACGGCAACCTGCCGGGCGAAAAAGAGGTGCTGGAAAGATTTTCAGTCTCCCAGATGCTTGTTGTTCCTTTTTGCAGTCATGAAAAGGTGATCGGGCTTTTGGGGATGGATCATGCCCTATCCGGTAAAAAAATTGAGCCGGGCCTGTTTTCATCCATTGCTATCGTGGCCAATGAGCTTGGGCTTGCGCTGGAAAATGCGTCGACCTATAAAAAGGCGAAGTCTGCATCTCTACATGACGGCCTGACCGGGTTGCTGAACAGGATGGCCATTGATGATCTGTTAAAAAAATCCTTTTCAAAAGCTGCCAACGGAAATATGGCCCTTTCCGTTGCTATGATTGATGTGGATTATTTTAAAAAATTTAATGACATGTTCGGCCACCAGGAAGGAGACAACGTCCTCAAACTGCTCGCAAAAACCTTAAAGAAAATATCGCGCCCCACTGACTATGTCGGCCGGTACGGTGGAGAAGAGTTTATCGTTGTCCTGAATGATACAATCCCCGCCCAAGCTTTTGTTTATGCCGAACGAATTAGAAAAGAGATTGAGCACCTGGGCCATCTGCTTTCTGATCGTTTCCAAGGGCTTAGCCTGACCGTAAGTATCGGCATCAGCCGGTTTGAAAAAGATATAAAAAACCATGACACCCTGGTATCAATGGCGGATAAGGCCCTGTACAAAGCAAAAGAAGCCGGTCGGAATCGGGTGGTTTCAGGCTGA
- the bioA gene encoding adenosylmethionine--8-amino-7-oxononanoate transaminase: MNRTEAYLAFDKKHIWHPYTSMTDPMGIYMVKRAEGVYIHLADGRVLTDGMSSWWAAIHGYNHPLLNRAIQEQLQNMSHVMFGGLTHEPACILAEKLISVVPKGLDHVFFSDSGSVAVEVAIKMAIQYQHALGKSGKKKLLTVKKGYHGDTFAAMSVCDPVQGMHGLFKGVLPEAIFAQAPQCSFFHAWDEGDTAEMESLMAERHEEIAAVILEPVVQGAGGMRFYHPDYLKQLRSLCRRYDILLIFDEIATGFGRTGKLFAAQWAGICPDIMCLGKALTGGYISFAATLATPEVARGISSDGGVFMHGPTYMGNPLACAVANAGLDLLMTGEWQTQVGAIQSLLTEHLSLARNFEGVKDVRVLGAIGVIELEEVVDMSVIQDMFVRAGVWIRPFGRLVYTMPPYVCKKEDVVKIAQTMCQVVNTYLTRS, encoded by the coding sequence ATGAACAGAACTGAAGCCTATCTGGCCTTTGACAAAAAACATATCTGGCATCCCTATACCTCCATGACCGATCCCATGGGCATTTATATGGTGAAACGGGCGGAGGGGGTGTATATTCACCTTGCCGACGGCAGGGTCTTAACCGACGGCATGTCTTCATGGTGGGCGGCCATCCACGGGTATAACCACCCCTTGCTGAACCGGGCCATCCAGGAACAGCTTCAAAACATGAGCCATGTCATGTTTGGCGGCCTGACCCATGAGCCGGCCTGCATCCTGGCAGAAAAGCTGATATCCGTTGTACCCAAAGGACTTGACCATGTCTTTTTTTCGGATTCCGGTTCCGTTGCGGTTGAGGTGGCCATCAAGATGGCCATCCAGTACCAGCACGCCTTGGGAAAATCTGGAAAAAAGAAGTTGCTCACCGTTAAGAAGGGCTATCACGGTGATACCTTTGCCGCCATGAGCGTGTGTGATCCGGTTCAGGGTATGCACGGCCTGTTCAAGGGGGTGCTTCCCGAGGCGATTTTTGCCCAAGCCCCTCAATGCTCTTTTTTCCATGCCTGGGATGAAGGGGACACGGCCGAGATGGAATCGCTTATGGCCGAGCGCCACGAGGAGATTGCCGCCGTCATACTTGAGCCGGTTGTTCAGGGGGCAGGGGGGATGCGCTTTTATCATCCCGATTACCTGAAGCAGCTTCGTTCCCTGTGCCGGCGGTATGATATTCTGCTTATATTTGATGAAATCGCCACGGGGTTCGGCCGTACCGGAAAACTGTTTGCCGCCCAGTGGGCCGGTATTTGCCCCGATATCATGTGTCTTGGAAAGGCATTGACCGGCGGGTACATCAGTTTTGCGGCAACCCTTGCAACACCTGAAGTGGCCCGGGGTATATCGTCCGACGGCGGGGTTTTCATGCATGGACCGACCTATATGGGAAATCCTTTAGCTTGCGCGGTTGCCAATGCCGGCCTCGACCTGTTGATGACCGGGGAATGGCAGACTCAGGTTGGGGCCATCCAGAGCCTGCTGACCGAGCATCTTTCGTTGGCCCGGAATTTCGAGGGGGTCAAGGATGTGCGGGTTCTGGGGGCGATCGGGGTGATCGAACTGGAAGAGGTGGTGGATATGTCGGTTATCCAGGATATGTTCGTTCGGGCCGGTGTTTGGATCCGTCCCTTTGGCAGGCTGGTCTATACCATGCCGCCCTATGTCTGCAAAAAAGAGGATGTGGTGAAGATTGCACAGACTATGTGTCAGGTTGTGAATACTTATCTGACAAGGAGTTAA
- the hysD gene encoding NiFeSe hydrogenase maturation protease, giving the protein MKKLLVLGVGNILMQDEGIGVHAINEFWKEKEDWKDADVDFIDGGTFTQDIFYLFEAYENILVLDIVRANQTPGTIFCLEENQLRKDKKQMLSLHDIDLLDSLGMAEMRGHRPHLRVVGIEPATIDWGTELTPALAAALPDYLKIVRKYINEILGSSDTARYDAPI; this is encoded by the coding sequence ATGAAAAAATTACTGGTGCTTGGTGTGGGAAATATTCTGATGCAGGACGAAGGCATTGGCGTCCACGCCATCAATGAATTCTGGAAGGAAAAAGAGGATTGGAAAGATGCGGACGTGGACTTCATCGACGGCGGCACCTTTACCCAGGATATCTTTTACCTGTTTGAAGCATATGAAAATATTCTGGTACTGGATATTGTCCGGGCCAACCAAACACCCGGCACCATTTTTTGTCTGGAAGAAAACCAGTTGAGAAAAGATAAAAAGCAGATGCTCTCTTTGCATGACATTGATCTATTAGACTCTTTAGGTATGGCCGAAATGCGAGGGCACAGGCCCCATCTCAGGGTGGTGGGCATTGAACCGGCCACCATTGACTGGGGAACGGAACTCACCCCGGCCCTGGCAGCCGCCCTTCCCGATTATTTAAAAATTGTTCGAAAATACATTAATGAGATCCTTGGGTCATCCGACACGGCCAGATATGACGCCCCCATATAG